Proteins from a single region of Nocardiopsis dassonvillei subsp. dassonvillei DSM 43111:
- a CDS encoding class II aldolase/adducin family protein translates to MNREAREAARELCAVGRRAVELGLSPGASGNVSARAGGLTLMSPTGVSLRDLDPEGLSVLDGAGEHVAGPPPSKEFPLHQAMYRRVPDAGAVVHLHSPHACAASCLPAWSEASALPPVTPYLVMRVGQAPLVPYAAPGSDRLADNLSRLPGRFRAALLANHGSIVAASGPAAALDGAVELEEASRIVVSLRGSEFSVLSPEDVRELTGRYGTDWDL, encoded by the coding sequence GTGAACCGCGAAGCGCGCGAGGCGGCCCGGGAGCTGTGCGCGGTGGGACGCCGCGCCGTCGAACTGGGGCTCAGCCCGGGCGCCTCGGGCAACGTGTCCGCGCGGGCCGGGGGACTGACCCTGATGAGCCCCACGGGGGTCTCCCTGCGCGACCTCGACCCCGAGGGCCTGTCCGTCCTGGACGGGGCGGGGGAGCACGTCGCCGGTCCGCCCCCCTCCAAGGAGTTCCCGCTCCACCAGGCGATGTACCGGCGGGTTCCGGACGCGGGCGCCGTCGTCCACCTGCACTCGCCGCACGCCTGCGCGGCCTCGTGCCTGCCCGCCTGGTCGGAGGCGTCCGCGCTGCCGCCCGTCACGCCCTACCTGGTCATGCGGGTCGGTCAGGCGCCCCTGGTGCCCTACGCGGCGCCGGGCAGCGACCGGCTCGCCGACAACCTCTCCCGCCTGCCCGGACGGTTCCGCGCGGCCCTGCTGGCCAACCACGGTTCGATCGTGGCCGCATCCGGACCGGCGGCGGCCCTGGACGGCGCCGTCGAGCTGGAGGAGGCCTCGCGCATCGTCGTGTCGCTGCGGGGGAGCGAGTTCTCCGTGCTCTCGCCCGAGGACGTGCGCGAGCTGACCGGGCGCTACGGCACCGACTGGGATCTGTGA